One Streptomyces sp. R28 DNA window includes the following coding sequences:
- the sufD gene encoding Fe-S cluster assembly protein SufD — translation MAEAQNIPVGSTTAGQIAVAAESTVATRMSAPPSFDVADFPVPHGREEEWRFTPLERLRGLHDGTAVATGDGVKVDVQAPEGVIVEAVGRDDARIGKAGTPVDRIAAQAYSAFEKAGVVTVPKETVLTEPIRIAVHGEGGVAYGHQVIELGAFAEAVVVIDHTGDAVLAANVDYILGDGAKLTVVSVQDWDDKAVHVGQHNALIGRDATFKSFVVTFGGDLVRLHPRVAYAGTGGEAELFGLYFTDAGQHQEHRLLVDHNTPHCKSNVAYKGALQGDNAHAVWIGDVLIEAKAEGTDTYEMNRNLVLTDGARVDSVPNLEIETGEIVGAGHASATGRFDDEQLFYLMARGIPADEARRLVVRGFFAELVQQIGVDDIEERLLVKIDEELEATV, via the coding sequence ATGGCTGAGGCTCAGAACATCCCCGTGGGGTCCACCACCGCGGGCCAGATCGCGGTGGCCGCCGAGTCGACCGTCGCCACGCGCATGAGCGCGCCCCCGTCCTTCGACGTCGCGGACTTCCCGGTCCCGCACGGCCGCGAGGAGGAGTGGCGGTTCACCCCGCTGGAGCGCCTGCGCGGGCTGCACGACGGCACCGCCGTCGCGACCGGTGACGGCGTGAAGGTCGACGTGCAGGCCCCCGAGGGCGTCATCGTCGAGGCCGTCGGCCGTGACGACGCCCGGATCGGCAAGGCGGGCACCCCGGTGGACCGCATCGCCGCCCAGGCGTACTCGGCGTTCGAGAAGGCCGGAGTGGTCACCGTCCCCAAGGAGACGGTGCTCACCGAGCCGATCCGTATCGCCGTGCACGGCGAGGGCGGGGTCGCCTACGGCCACCAGGTCATCGAGCTGGGCGCCTTCGCCGAGGCCGTCGTCGTCATCGACCACACCGGTGACGCGGTGCTCGCCGCCAACGTCGACTACATCCTGGGCGACGGCGCCAAGCTGACCGTCGTCTCCGTCCAGGACTGGGACGACAAGGCCGTGCACGTGGGCCAGCACAACGCGCTGATCGGCCGGGACGCCACCTTCAAGTCGTTCGTGGTCACCTTCGGCGGCGACCTCGTACGCCTCCACCCGCGCGTCGCCTACGCCGGTACCGGTGGCGAGGCCGAGCTGTTCGGCCTCTACTTCACCGACGCGGGCCAGCACCAGGAGCACCGTCTCCTCGTCGACCACAACACCCCGCACTGCAAGTCCAACGTCGCCTACAAGGGCGCGCTCCAGGGCGACAACGCCCACGCGGTGTGGATCGGCGACGTCCTCATCGAGGCCAAGGCCGAGGGCACGGACACGTACGAGATGAACCGCAACCTGGTTCTGACCGACGGCGCCCGTGTCGACTCCGTGCCGAACCTGGAGATCGAGACCGGCGAGATCGTCGGCGCCGGCCACGCCTCCGCGACCGGCCGCTTCGACGACGAGCAGCTCTTCTACCTGATGGCCCGCGGCATCCCCGCCGACGAGGCCCGTCGTCTGGTCGTCCGCGGCTTCTTCGCCGAGCTCGTCCAGCAGATCGGCGTCGACGACATCGAAGAGCGCCTCCTTGTGAAGATCGACGAGGAGCTGGAGGCCACGGTCTGA
- a CDS encoding SigE family RNA polymerase sigma factor: protein MDAEAQDSFREFVENRSSALLKTAVLLTGGDRHAAEDLLQNALIKAADRWHRIDEPEAYVRQILYRQQISRWRLKWRRRELTVAEPPETGASPDAAPDAELRLLMRGALARLTARQRMVLVLRYFEDLPEADVARVLGCSVGTVRSTAHRSLARLRALAPELAALGPADVESQPSRDFSPVEVRP, encoded by the coding sequence ATGGATGCCGAAGCGCAGGACAGCTTTCGGGAGTTCGTGGAGAACAGGTCGTCCGCGCTGCTGAAGACCGCTGTGCTGCTGACCGGCGGCGATCGGCACGCCGCCGAGGACCTCCTGCAGAACGCCCTGATCAAGGCGGCCGACCGCTGGCACCGCATCGACGAGCCGGAGGCGTACGTGCGCCAGATCCTGTACCGGCAGCAGATCAGCCGCTGGCGGCTGAAGTGGAGACGGCGTGAACTCACCGTCGCCGAGCCGCCCGAGACGGGCGCGAGCCCGGACGCCGCGCCCGACGCGGAGCTACGGCTGCTGATGCGCGGGGCGCTGGCCCGGCTGACGGCACGGCAGCGCATGGTGCTGGTGCTGCGCTACTTCGAGGACCTGCCGGAGGCCGATGTGGCCCGCGTCCTGGGCTGTTCCGTGGGCACCGTACGGTCCACCGCCCACCGTTCGCTGGCCCGGCTGCGCGCCCTCGCGCCCGAGCTGGCGGCCCTGGGCCCGGCCGACGTCGAGTCGCAGCCGTCCCGTGACTTCTCGCCCGTGGAGGTGCGACCGTGA
- the dapD gene encoding 2,3,4,5-tetrahydropyridine-2,6-dicarboxylate N-succinyltransferase, with translation MTDTTAPRTTGAVAAGLATIAADGTVLDTWFPAPELVAEPGPSGSERLSAERAVELLGEGAAKAIGPDARRGVEVVAVRTVIASIDEKPIDAHDVYLRLHLLSHRLVKPHGLSLEGQFGFLANVAWTSLGPVAVDDVEKVRLNARAEGLHLQVTSIDKFPRMTDYVAPKGVRIADADRVRLGAHLAEGTTVMHEGFVNFNAGTLGTSMVEGRISAGVIVGDGSDIGGGASTMGTLSGGGNVIISIGERCLIGAEAGVGIALGDECVVEAGLYVTAGTRVTMPDGQIVKARELSGASNILFRRNSVTGTVEARPNNAVWGGLNEILHSHN, from the coding sequence ATGACCGACACGACTGCTCCTCGCACCACCGGCGCCGTGGCCGCCGGCCTCGCCACGATCGCCGCCGACGGCACCGTTCTCGACACCTGGTTCCCCGCGCCCGAGCTCGTCGCCGAGCCCGGTCCCTCCGGCAGCGAGCGGCTGTCCGCCGAGCGTGCCGTCGAGCTGCTCGGTGAGGGTGCCGCGAAGGCGATCGGGCCGGACGCGCGCCGGGGCGTCGAGGTCGTCGCGGTCCGCACGGTCATCGCCTCGATCGACGAGAAGCCGATCGACGCGCACGACGTCTACCTGCGCCTGCACCTGCTCTCGCACCGCCTGGTCAAGCCGCACGGCCTGAGCCTGGAGGGCCAGTTCGGCTTCCTCGCCAACGTCGCCTGGACCTCCCTCGGTCCGGTCGCCGTCGACGACGTCGAGAAGGTCCGCCTGAACGCCCGCGCCGAGGGCCTGCACCTCCAGGTGACCTCGATCGACAAGTTCCCGCGGATGACCGACTACGTGGCCCCCAAGGGCGTTCGCATCGCCGACGCCGACCGGGTCCGCCTCGGCGCGCACCTCGCCGAGGGCACCACCGTCATGCACGAGGGCTTCGTGAACTTCAACGCCGGCACCCTCGGCACCTCCATGGTTGAGGGCCGTATCTCCGCGGGCGTCATCGTCGGCGACGGCTCCGACATCGGTGGCGGCGCGTCGACGATGGGCACGCTGTCGGGCGGCGGCAACGTGATCATCTCCATCGGCGAGCGCTGCCTGATCGGCGCTGAGGCGGGCGTCGGCATCGCGCTGGGCGACGAGTGCGTCGTCGAGGCAGGCCTCTACGTCACCGCCGGCACCCGCGTCACCATGCCCGACGGCCAGATCGTCAAGGCCCGCGAGCTGTCCGGCGCCTCCAACATCCTCTTCCGCCGCAACTCGGTCACCGGCACCGTCGAGGCCCGCCCGAACAACGCGGTGTGGGGCGGCCTGAACGAGATCCTGCACAGCCACAACTGA
- a CDS encoding WD40 repeat domain-containing protein produces the protein MNVEELVRDSLRELADEQTSTGPGLADRVLVVRRRRRTRRIASAAAATVAVVAIGVVVPLLDSGKEDVRPADVVRKSKDIAHPDQSPPRELISAGSTALAAYYVPRTVKHSADRAERVRDYWLLDQKTDKYVKTTQWSYVAVAPGMKTAAVLERNLPASRIGLLDLATGEVAKWIKVDHKVAGLSYSRDGLKLVATTYGENPDQLVKMEGSDGWDQKQPSSRTGFYVLDVVSGKGSWSEVKLAGGSPNDPMGAGFINARQDFALSPDGRHVWAGNPMGDIGKQFYDLTGAEVDVPADQKYLEWYVDAWQSPSGRLVAGGFAGEKWKTSSWVIDARTGQKTEVRGQQLLAWAGDSSLIAWDIAKGGGNEFHQRLVKVTIGSDKTVPLSGFRKGNDGDAGRWEPVFAER, from the coding sequence GTGAACGTCGAGGAACTCGTGCGTGACTCCCTGCGGGAGTTGGCCGACGAACAGACGTCGACGGGACCGGGGCTCGCCGACCGGGTCCTGGTGGTGCGTCGGCGCCGCCGCACCCGGCGGATCGCCTCCGCCGCCGCGGCCACCGTCGCCGTCGTCGCCATCGGCGTCGTGGTGCCGCTGCTGGACTCCGGGAAGGAGGACGTGCGGCCCGCGGACGTCGTACGGAAGAGCAAGGACATCGCGCACCCGGACCAGTCCCCGCCGCGCGAGCTGATCTCGGCCGGGAGCACCGCGCTGGCCGCGTACTACGTCCCCCGTACCGTCAAGCACTCCGCCGACCGGGCCGAACGCGTCCGCGACTACTGGCTGCTGGACCAGAAGACGGACAAGTACGTGAAGACCACCCAGTGGTCCTACGTCGCCGTCGCCCCGGGGATGAAGACCGCCGCCGTACTGGAGCGGAACCTGCCCGCCTCGCGGATCGGCCTGCTCGACCTGGCCACCGGCGAGGTCGCGAAGTGGATCAAGGTCGACCACAAGGTCGCCGGGCTCTCGTACTCGCGTGACGGTCTGAAGCTGGTCGCGACGACCTACGGCGAGAACCCCGACCAGCTGGTCAAGATGGAGGGTTCCGACGGCTGGGACCAGAAGCAGCCGTCGAGCCGTACCGGTTTCTACGTCCTCGACGTGGTCTCCGGCAAGGGCTCCTGGAGCGAGGTGAAGCTCGCCGGCGGCAGTCCGAACGACCCCATGGGCGCCGGCTTCATCAACGCCCGCCAGGACTTCGCCCTCAGCCCCGACGGCAGGCATGTCTGGGCCGGGAACCCCATGGGAGACATCGGCAAGCAGTTCTACGACCTCACGGGCGCCGAGGTCGATGTACCGGCGGACCAGAAGTATCTGGAGTGGTACGTCGACGCGTGGCAGTCGCCCAGCGGCAGGCTGGTCGCCGGTGGCTTCGCGGGCGAGAAGTGGAAGACGTCCTCCTGGGTCATCGACGCCCGCACCGGGCAGAAGACCGAGGTACGCGGGCAGCAGCTGCTCGCCTGGGCCGGTGACTCGTCGCTGATCGCCTGGGACATCGCGAAGGGCGGCGGGAACGAGTTCCATCAGCGGCTCGTGAAGGTCACCATCGGCAGTGACAAGACCGTTCCCCTCAGCGGCTTCCGCAAGGGCAACGACGGGGACGCCGGGCGCTGGGAGCCCGTCTTCGCCGAGCGCTGA
- the sufC gene encoding Fe-S cluster assembly ATPase SufC: MATLEIRDLHVTVEADNATKEILKGVDLTVKQGETHAIMGPNGSGKSTLAYSLAGHPKYTITGGTVTLDGEDVLEMSVDERARAGLFLAMQYPVEVPGVSVSNFLRTSATAIRGEAPKLRTWVKEVKEAMERLNMDPSFAERNVNEGFSGGEKKRHEILQLELLKPKVAILDETDSGLDVDALRVVSEGVNRVRETGEVGTLLITHYTRILRYIKPDQVHVFSGGRIVESGGAELADKLENEGYEAYTKGGASA; the protein is encoded by the coding sequence ATGGCAACGCTTGAAATCCGCGACCTGCACGTCACCGTCGAGGCCGACAACGCCACGAAGGAGATCCTCAAGGGCGTCGACCTCACCGTGAAGCAGGGCGAGACGCACGCCATCATGGGCCCCAACGGCTCGGGCAAGTCGACCCTCGCCTACTCCCTCGCGGGTCACCCGAAGTACACGATCACCGGCGGCACCGTCACCCTCGACGGCGAGGACGTCCTGGAGATGTCCGTCGACGAGCGCGCCCGCGCCGGCCTGTTCCTGGCGATGCAGTACCCGGTCGAGGTCCCCGGCGTCTCGGTCTCCAACTTCCTGCGCACCTCCGCCACCGCCATCCGCGGCGAGGCCCCCAAGCTGCGCACCTGGGTGAAGGAGGTCAAGGAGGCCATGGAGCGCCTCAACATGGACCCGTCCTTCGCCGAGCGCAACGTCAACGAGGGCTTCTCCGGCGGTGAGAAGAAGCGCCACGAGATCCTTCAGCTGGAGCTGCTCAAGCCGAAGGTCGCGATCCTCGACGAGACCGACTCCGGCCTGGACGTCGACGCCCTGCGCGTCGTCTCCGAGGGCGTGAACCGGGTCCGTGAGACCGGCGAGGTCGGCACCCTGCTGATCACGCACTACACGCGCATCCTGCGCTACATCAAGCCCGACCAGGTCCACGTCTTCTCCGGCGGTCGCATCGTCGAGTCCGGCGGTGCCGAGCTCGCCGACAAGCTGGAGAACGAGGGCTACGAGGCCTACACGAAGGGTGGCGCATCCGCGTGA
- the sufB gene encoding Fe-S cluster assembly protein SufB, translating to MTLPTETAHPELEGLGKYEYGWADSDVAGASAKRGLNEDVVKDISAKKSEPEWMTKLRLKGLRLFDKKPMPNWGSDLSGIDFDNIKYFVRSTEKQAESWEDLPEDIKNTYDKLGIPEAEKQRLVAGVAAQYESEVVYHQIREDLEEQGVIFLDTDTALKEHPELFKEYFGTVIPVGDNKFASLNTAVWSGGSFIYVPPGVHVEIPLQAYFRINTENMGQFERTLIIVDEGAYVHYVEGCTAPIYKSDSLHSAVVEIIVKKNARCRYTTIQNWSNNVYNLVTKRAVAYEGATMEWIDGNIGSKVTMKYPAVYLMGEHAKGETLSIAFAGEGQHQDAGSKMVHMAPNTSSNIVSKSVARGGGRTSYRGLVEIGEGAHGSKSNVLCDALLVDTISRSDTYPYVDVREDDVSMGHEATVSKVSEDQLFYLMSRGLSEFEAMAMIVRGFVEPIAKELPMEYALELNRLIELQMEGAVG from the coding sequence ATGACTCTCCCCACGGAGACTGCCCACCCTGAGCTCGAGGGCCTGGGCAAGTACGAATACGGCTGGGCCGACTCCGACGTAGCCGGCGCCTCTGCGAAGCGCGGTCTGAACGAAGATGTCGTCAAGGACATCTCCGCGAAGAAGTCCGAGCCGGAGTGGATGACGAAGCTGCGTCTCAAGGGCCTGCGTCTCTTCGACAAGAAGCCCATGCCGAACTGGGGCTCGGACCTCTCCGGTATCGACTTCGACAACATCAAGTACTTCGTACGTTCCACGGAGAAGCAGGCGGAGTCCTGGGAGGACCTGCCCGAGGACATCAAGAACACGTACGACAAGCTCGGCATCCCCGAGGCGGAGAAGCAGCGCCTCGTCGCCGGTGTCGCGGCCCAGTACGAGTCCGAGGTCGTCTACCACCAGATCCGCGAGGACCTGGAGGAGCAGGGCGTCATCTTCCTCGACACCGACACGGCCCTGAAGGAGCACCCGGAGCTCTTCAAGGAGTACTTCGGGACCGTCATCCCGGTCGGTGACAACAAGTTCGCCTCCCTGAACACCGCCGTGTGGTCGGGCGGCTCCTTCATCTACGTCCCGCCGGGCGTCCACGTGGAGATCCCGCTCCAGGCCTACTTCCGTATCAACACGGAGAACATGGGCCAGTTCGAGCGGACCCTGATCATCGTCGACGAGGGTGCCTACGTGCACTACGTCGAGGGTTGTACGGCCCCGATCTACAAGTCGGACTCGCTGCACTCCGCGGTCGTCGAGATCATCGTCAAGAAGAACGCCCGCTGCCGTTACACGACCATCCAGAACTGGTCGAACAACGTCTACAACCTGGTCACCAAGCGCGCCGTCGCCTACGAGGGCGCCACCATGGAGTGGATCGACGGCAACATCGGCTCCAAGGTGACGATGAAGTACCCGGCCGTCTACCTGATGGGCGAGCACGCCAAGGGCGAGACCCTCTCCATCGCCTTCGCGGGCGAGGGGCAGCACCAGGACGCCGGCTCCAAGATGGTCCACATGGCGCCGAACACCTCCTCCAACATCGTGTCGAAGTCCGTGGCGCGTGGTGGCGGTCGTACGTCCTACCGCGGTCTCGTCGAGATCGGCGAGGGCGCCCACGGCTCCAAGTCGAACGTGCTGTGCGACGCGCTGCTGGTCGACACCATCTCCCGCTCCGACACGTACCCCTACGTGGACGTCCGCGAGGACGACGTGTCCATGGGCCACGAGGCCACCGTCTCCAAGGTCTCCGAGGACCAGCTCTTCTACCTGATGAGCCGCGGTCTGAGCGAGTTCGAGGCGATGGCGATGATCGTGCGCGGCTTCGTCGAGCCCATCGCGAAGGAGCTGCCCATGGAGTACGCCCTCGAGCTCAACCGGCTGATCGAGCTGCAGATGGAAGGCGCGGTCGGCTAA
- a CDS encoding non-heme iron oxygenase ferredoxin subunit: MAFVRACGLSELEEDTPKRVELDGTPVSVVQTEGEVFAIHDICSHANVSLSEGEVEDCQIECWLHGSSFDLRTGKPSGLPATRPVPVYPVKIEGDDVLVSLNQES, translated from the coding sequence ATGGCTTTCGTACGCGCCTGTGGGCTGAGCGAGCTGGAGGAGGACACCCCGAAGCGGGTGGAACTCGACGGCACGCCGGTCTCGGTCGTGCAGACCGAGGGGGAGGTGTTCGCCATCCACGACATCTGCTCCCACGCGAACGTCTCGCTCTCCGAGGGCGAGGTGGAGGACTGCCAGATCGAGTGCTGGCTGCACGGCTCCAGCTTCGACCTGCGCACCGGTAAGCCGTCCGGCCTCCCCGCGACGCGCCCCGTCCCCGTATACCCCGTAAAGATCGAAGGGGACGACGTGCTCGTCTCCCTCAACCAGGAGTCCTGA
- the sufU gene encoding Fe-S cluster assembly sulfur transfer protein SufU has product MKLDSMYQEVILDHYKNPHGRGLRDGDAEVHHVNPTCGDEITLRVKYDGTKIEDVSYEGQGCSISQASASVLNELLVGKDLADAQKIQETFLELMQSKGRIEPDDAMEEVLEDAVAFAGVSKYPARVKCALLSWMAWKDATAQVLGGADAERKTA; this is encoded by the coding sequence ATGAAGCTGGATTCGATGTACCAGGAAGTCATCCTGGACCACTACAAGAACCCGCACGGGCGTGGTCTGAGGGATGGCGACGCCGAGGTGCACCACGTGAACCCGACGTGCGGCGACGAGATCACCCTGCGCGTGAAGTACGACGGCACGAAGATCGAGGACGTCTCGTACGAGGGCCAGGGCTGCTCGATCAGCCAGGCCTCGGCGTCCGTACTGAACGAACTGCTGGTCGGTAAGGACCTCGCGGACGCGCAGAAGATCCAGGAGACCTTCCTGGAGCTGATGCAGTCCAAGGGCCGGATCGAGCCGGACGACGCGATGGAGGAGGTACTGGAGGACGCGGTCGCGTTCGCCGGAGTCTCCAAGTACCCCGCCCGGGTCAAGTGCGCCCTCCTGAGCTGGATGGCGTGGAAGGACGCGACGGCCCAGGTGCTGGGCGGAGCCGACGCCGAAAGGAAGACGGCATGA
- a CDS encoding metal-sulfur cluster assembly factor, with product MSDTVEMKPASEEEVREALYDVVDPELGIDVVNLGLIYGIHIDDANIATLDMTLTSAACPLTDVIEDQAKSATDGLVSELRINWVWMPPWGPDKITDDGREQLRALGFNV from the coding sequence ATGAGTGACACCGTGGAGATGAAGCCGGCCTCGGAGGAAGAGGTCCGTGAGGCGCTGTACGACGTCGTCGACCCCGAGCTGGGTATCGACGTCGTCAACCTCGGCCTGATCTACGGCATCCACATCGACGACGCCAACATCGCGACGCTCGACATGACCCTGACCTCGGCGGCCTGTCCGCTGACGGACGTCATCGAGGACCAGGCCAAGTCCGCCACGGACGGTCTCGTCAGCGAGCTGCGCATCAACTGGGTGTGGATGCCGCCGTGGGGCCCGGACAAGATCACGGACGACGGTCGTGAGCAGCTTCGGGCGCTGGGGTTCAACGTCTGA
- a CDS encoding multidrug efflux SMR transporter produces MGYLLLAGAIAAEVAATTAMKYSDGFSRLWPSLLTALGYVVSFALLAQTLKTVSVGTAYAIWAGVGTAAIAAIGIVFMGEGMTAVKAAGIALIIVGVVVLNLGGAH; encoded by the coding sequence ATGGGATACCTGCTGCTCGCCGGAGCCATCGCGGCCGAGGTGGCCGCCACGACCGCCATGAAGTACAGCGACGGCTTCAGCAGGCTGTGGCCGTCGCTGCTGACCGCGCTCGGATACGTCGTCTCCTTCGCCTTGCTCGCCCAGACCCTGAAGACCGTCTCCGTGGGCACGGCGTACGCGATCTGGGCCGGCGTCGGCACCGCGGCCATCGCCGCGATAGGGATCGTCTTCATGGGGGAGGGGATGACCGCAGTGAAGGCCGCCGGGATCGCGCTGATCATCGTCGGCGTGGTCGTGCTGAACCTGGGAGGGGCGCACTGA
- a CDS encoding TetR/AcrR family transcriptional regulator yields MPRRYDPERRQRIIDAAIRVVGAKGIAGLSHRTVAAEADVPLGSTTYHFKTLDDLMVAALRQASEGFAKVIASRGGLEDPETDLATELAAWMGEWLAGDRTGVELEYELYLAALRRPALRPVAAEWAQDLADRLSRRTDAVTARALVALLDGICLQVLLTEVPYDEGYAREVLARVIP; encoded by the coding sequence ATGCCCCGGCGCTACGACCCCGAGCGACGCCAGCGGATCATCGACGCGGCGATCCGGGTCGTCGGGGCGAAGGGCATCGCGGGGCTGAGCCACCGCACCGTCGCCGCCGAGGCGGACGTGCCGCTCGGCTCCACGACGTACCACTTCAAGACCCTCGACGACCTGATGGTCGCCGCCCTGCGCCAGGCGAGCGAGGGCTTCGCCAAGGTGATCGCCTCGCGTGGGGGGCTGGAGGACCCGGAAACCGACCTCGCCACCGAACTCGCCGCCTGGATGGGCGAGTGGCTCGCGGGCGATCGCACCGGCGTGGAGCTGGAGTACGAGCTCTACCTCGCCGCCCTGCGCCGCCCGGCTCTGCGCCCGGTCGCCGCCGAGTGGGCCCAGGACCTGGCCGACCGGCTGTCCCGCCGTACGGACGCGGTCACGGCGCGGGCGCTGGTGGCGCTGCTGGACGGGATCTGTCTGCAGGTGCTGCTCACCGAGGTGCCGTACGACGAGGGGTACGCGCGGGAGGTGCTGGCCCGGGTCATCCCGTGA
- a CDS encoding AbfB domain-containing protein translates to MPENKSRPPQDQPWENGWAPDTSRAPGTRRLWLAGGMAVATIVACFTAIAVTHRAPDAQSRSAPADDTASVPGLISFATPSQTTPPTGKSGLSTAAATAKAPRRQDADTPEPAPEPKPSKSPSREGSSPASPKTPATTWRSVRSVNYPDRYWHASGGYVKLDAVRGSESRADSTFELVKGLADASCYSFATTDGAYLRHRSFVLRPERDDGSALFKQDATFCARSAAYSGAVLLESVNYPGRFLRHENFQLRLDPYEHSGLYLADSAFRLVAGLA, encoded by the coding sequence ATGCCAGAAAACAAGTCCCGGCCGCCTCAGGACCAACCTTGGGAGAACGGCTGGGCCCCGGACACCTCCCGGGCACCGGGGACGCGCCGCCTCTGGCTGGCGGGCGGGATGGCGGTGGCGACGATCGTCGCCTGCTTCACGGCAATCGCCGTGACGCACAGGGCACCTGACGCCCAGTCACGCTCGGCGCCGGCCGACGACACCGCGTCGGTCCCCGGCCTGATCTCCTTCGCCACCCCGTCGCAGACCACTCCCCCGACAGGCAAGAGTGGTTTGTCGACAGCCGCGGCGACGGCGAAGGCGCCCCGCCGACAGGATGCCGACACGCCCGAGCCCGCGCCGGAGCCGAAGCCGTCCAAGTCGCCTTCCCGCGAGGGCAGTTCACCGGCCTCCCCGAAGACCCCGGCCACCACCTGGCGGTCCGTCCGCTCGGTCAACTATCCCGACCGCTACTGGCACGCGAGCGGCGGCTACGTGAAGCTGGACGCGGTCCGTGGCTCGGAGAGCCGCGCGGACTCCACCTTCGAACTGGTCAAGGGCCTGGCCGACGCCTCCTGCTATTCCTTCGCCACGACCGACGGCGCCTACCTCCGCCACCGCAGCTTCGTCCTGCGCCCCGAACGCGACGACGGCTCCGCCCTGTTCAAGCAGGACGCCACCTTCTGCGCCCGCTCGGCGGCGTACTCGGGCGCGGTCCTGCTGGAGTCGGTCAACTACCCGGGCCGTTTCCTGCGCCACGAGAACTTCCAGCTCCGCCTGGATCCGTACGAGCACAGCGGCCTGTACCTGGCGGACTCGGCGTTCCGGCTGGTGGCGGGGCTCGCCTGA
- a CDS encoding cysteine desulfurase — MTQLPGLLDTEALRKDFPILDRVVHGDKKLVYLDNAATSQTPRQVLDVLSEYYEQHNANVHRGVHVLAEEATALYEGARDKVAEFINAPSRNEVIFTKNASESLNLVANMLGWADEPYRVDHETEIVITEMEHHSNIVPWQLLAQRTGAKLKWFGLTDDGRLDLSNIDEVITEKTKIVSFVLVSNILGTLNPVEAIVRRAQEVGALVCIDASQAAPHMPLDVQSLQADFVAFTGHKMCGPTGIGVLWGRQELLEDLPPFLGGGEMIETVSMHSSTYAPAPHKFEAGTPPISQAIGLGAAIDYLNSIGMDKILAHEHALTEYAVKRLAEVPDLRIIGPTTAEDRGAAISFTLGDIHPHDVGQVLDEQGIAVRVGHHCARPVCLRYGIPATTRASFYLYSTPAEIDALVDGLEHVRNFFG; from the coding sequence GTGACACAGCTGCCGGGCCTCCTCGACACCGAGGCGCTCCGCAAGGACTTCCCGATCCTGGACCGCGTCGTCCACGGCGACAAGAAGCTCGTGTACCTGGACAACGCGGCGACCTCGCAGACGCCGCGCCAGGTGCTCGACGTGCTCTCGGAGTACTACGAGCAGCACAACGCCAACGTCCACCGTGGCGTGCACGTCCTCGCCGAGGAGGCCACGGCGCTGTACGAGGGCGCGCGCGACAAGGTCGCGGAGTTCATCAACGCGCCCAGCCGCAACGAGGTGATCTTCACCAAGAACGCCTCCGAGTCGCTCAACCTCGTGGCCAACATGCTCGGCTGGGCCGACGAGCCCTACCGGGTGGACCACGAGACCGAGATCGTCATCACGGAGATGGAGCACCACTCCAACATCGTGCCGTGGCAGCTGCTCGCGCAGCGCACGGGTGCGAAGCTGAAGTGGTTCGGTCTCACCGACGACGGCCGCCTCGACCTGTCCAACATCGACGAGGTCATCACGGAGAAGACGAAGATCGTCTCCTTCGTGCTGGTGTCGAACATCCTGGGCACGCTCAACCCGGTCGAGGCGATAGTGCGTCGCGCGCAGGAGGTCGGTGCGCTGGTCTGCATCGACGCCTCGCAGGCCGCGCCCCACATGCCGCTGGACGTGCAGTCGCTCCAGGCCGACTTCGTGGCCTTCACCGGCCACAAGATGTGCGGCCCGACCGGCATCGGCGTCCTCTGGGGCCGTCAGGAGCTGCTGGAGGACCTGCCTCCGTTCCTGGGCGGCGGCGAGATGATCGAGACGGTGTCGATGCACTCGTCGACGTACGCCCCGGCGCCGCACAAGTTCGAGGCGGGCACGCCTCCGATCTCGCAGGCGATCGGTCTCGGCGCGGCGATCGACTACCTCAACTCGATCGGCATGGACAAGATCCTCGCCCATGAGCACGCGCTCACCGAGTACGCGGTGAAGCGGCTGGCGGAGGTCCCGGACCTGCGGATCATCGGCCCGACCACGGCCGAGGACCGCGGCGCCGCGATCTCCTTCACACTCGGCGACATCCACCCGCACGACGTGGGCCAGGTCCTCGACGAGCAGGGCATCGCGGTCCGGGTCGGCCACCACTGCGCCCGCCCGGTCTGCCTGCGCTACGGAATTCCTGCGACCACGCGAGCGTCGTTCTATCTGTACTCCACGCCCGCCGAGATCGACGCTCTGGTGGACGGCCTGGAGCACGTACGGAACTTCTTCGGCTGA